In one window of Frigoriglobus tundricola DNA:
- a CDS encoding polyamine aminopropyltransferase has translation MRFMTVRVAVLVGLGAGGALIAQDAPPLHTEPGTRAPLVIEERATVMHLINRKTEKVIGTAGRYTYHRFLIGGTLHGSQARKLDNHILDDFQCLTAAHPWDNLAVLGALHTYNVREEPLTYHHRSGPIGAIYTELRTRKNGADAKAPVAVLGLTAGEEACYALRGQKMTFYETDPAVKKLVADTDKYFSYVTDARKRGAEIEIRVGNKRANLKADKDRKYALVVVDLAESFPFPTAIFTKEAVREYFDRMTDDGILALHISNKYIRLEPMFAKMAEELKLTARVWNDDAEGRHGKTASSWLVLARKREDLGERLCSPISDLMIKFGDEQIYEVLRYSYPELKGILDKNPAKQQETILQWLDKRPDDPQAKQYAAWIRKYGSEYESLMTVLQRETGTGFRPVRPFPSVMAWTDERADVFILWVNPTLQAVRGFFGYPTPITR, from the coding sequence ATGCGGTTCATGACGGTCCGCGTCGCGGTGCTGGTCGGGTTGGGGGCTGGCGGTGCGCTCATCGCCCAGGACGCCCCGCCCCTACACACAGAACCGGGGACACGCGCTCCACTCGTCATTGAAGAGCGCGCGACGGTGATGCACCTCATCAACCGGAAGACCGAGAAGGTCATCGGAACCGCCGGCCGGTACACGTATCACCGGTTCTTGATCGGCGGCACCCTTCACGGATCACAGGCTCGAAAGCTGGACAACCACATCCTGGACGACTTCCAGTGCCTGACGGCCGCGCACCCGTGGGACAACCTCGCGGTCCTCGGCGCGCTCCACACCTACAACGTGCGCGAGGAACCGCTGACGTACCACCACCGGTCCGGGCCGATCGGCGCCATCTACACCGAACTGCGGACGCGCAAAAACGGTGCGGATGCGAAGGCGCCCGTCGCAGTGCTGGGCCTGACCGCGGGCGAAGAGGCCTGTTACGCCCTGCGGGGGCAGAAGATGACCTTCTACGAGACCGATCCGGCGGTGAAGAAGTTGGTCGCGGATACGGACAAGTACTTCAGCTACGTGACCGACGCCCGCAAGCGCGGCGCGGAGATCGAGATCCGCGTCGGCAACAAGCGCGCGAACCTGAAGGCCGACAAGGACCGGAAGTACGCGCTCGTCGTCGTGGACCTGGCCGAGTCGTTCCCGTTCCCCACCGCCATCTTCACCAAAGAGGCGGTGCGGGAGTACTTCGACCGCATGACCGACGACGGCATCCTCGCCCTGCACATTTCCAACAAGTACATCCGCCTCGAACCGATGTTCGCGAAGATGGCCGAGGAACTGAAGCTGACGGCGCGGGTGTGGAACGACGACGCGGAGGGGCGCCACGGCAAGACGGCTTCGAGCTGGTTGGTGCTGGCCCGCAAGCGTGAAGACCTGGGCGAGCGCCTGTGTTCCCCGATCAGTGACCTCATGATCAAGTTCGGCGACGAGCAGATTTACGAGGTGCTCCGCTACTCCTACCCCGAGTTAAAGGGCATACTCGATAAGAACCCGGCCAAACAGCAGGAAACGATCCTCCAGTGGCTCGACAAGCGTCCCGACGATCCGCAGGCGAAGCAATACGCGGCGTGGATACGGAAGTACGGCTCGGAGTACGAGTCGCTGATGACGGTGCTCCAAAGAGAAACCGGGACCGGATTCCGGCCGGTGCGGCCGTTCCCGAGCGTCATGGCCTGGACGGACGAACGCGCCGACGTATTCATCCTCTGGGTGAATCCGACGCTCCAGGCCGTTCGCGGGTTCTTCGGTTATCCCACGCCCATCACCCGGTAA
- a CDS encoding aminotransferase-like domain-containing protein: MPPAPLLRSGKSNRTTDSPISYFIKKAIETPGLISFAAGLVDEGSLPVDDVRVAAAEILADPLTGRAALQYGSTQGLPELREQVLQLVCTADGVKPADVNLTAADVCITTGSQQLLYLLGEVLFDPGDIVITEAPSYFVFHSLLVSHGTKVLTVPMDAAGMRVDELEALLERLRRSGDLARVRGIYTVDYFQNPTGLTLAVERRKRLVELARRFSTDHRIIVLEDAAYRELRFTGGDLPSVKRFDTTNEFVVYTGTFSKPCAPGLKTGYAILPPDLMAPILHLKGSHDFGSANLSQHIAARLIASGAYARHAEELRAVYRHKRDVMLNALGAEFADFPAASWTVPDGGFYVWLTLDGIDTGPNGPLVPAALEAGVLYVPGEFGHVPDESGSSPSNECRLCFGVATTEQVTEGIRRLRKACAAVSASKGAKKVPAGV, from the coding sequence ATGCCGCCGGCGCCCCTGTTGCGGTCGGGCAAGTCCAACCGCACCACCGATTCACCCATCAGCTACTTCATCAAAAAGGCGATCGAGACGCCGGGCCTCATCTCATTTGCCGCCGGCCTGGTGGACGAAGGGTCGCTCCCGGTCGATGACGTGCGGGTCGCCGCGGCCGAGATCCTCGCCGACCCGCTCACGGGGCGGGCCGCGCTCCAGTACGGTTCAACGCAGGGGCTGCCGGAACTGCGCGAGCAGGTGCTCCAACTCGTGTGTACCGCGGACGGCGTGAAGCCCGCGGACGTGAACCTGACCGCCGCCGACGTGTGCATCACCACCGGTTCGCAACAGCTCCTCTACCTGCTCGGCGAGGTGCTGTTCGACCCGGGCGACATCGTCATCACCGAGGCCCCGTCGTACTTCGTGTTCCACAGCCTGCTGGTGTCGCACGGAACGAAAGTGCTCACGGTGCCGATGGACGCCGCCGGCATGCGCGTCGACGAACTCGAGGCGCTCCTCGAGCGGCTCCGCCGGTCCGGCGACCTGGCCCGCGTGCGGGGGATCTATACGGTCGATTACTTCCAGAACCCGACCGGCCTGACGCTCGCGGTCGAGCGCCGCAAACGGCTCGTGGAGCTGGCCCGCCGGTTCAGCACCGATCACCGCATCATCGTTCTCGAGGACGCGGCGTACCGCGAACTCCGCTTCACCGGCGGCGACCTGCCGAGCGTGAAGCGGTTCGATACGACCAACGAGTTCGTGGTCTACACCGGTACGTTCTCGAAGCCGTGCGCCCCGGGCCTGAAAACCGGCTACGCGATCCTGCCGCCGGACCTGATGGCGCCGATCCTGCACCTCAAGGGGAGCCACGATTTCGGCTCGGCGAACCTGTCGCAACACATCGCGGCGCGGCTGATCGCGTCGGGCGCCTACGCCCGCCACGCCGAAGAACTCCGCGCCGTGTACCGCCACAAGCGGGACGTGATGCTGAACGCGTTGGGAGCGGAGTTCGCCGACTTCCCGGCCGCGAGCTGGACCGTCCCGGACGGTGGCTTCTACGTGTGGCTGACGCTCGACGGGATCGACACGGGGCCGAACGGTCCGCTGGTACCGGCGGCGCTGGAGGCCGGCGTGCTGTACGTGCCGGGCGAGTTCGGTCACGTTCCGGACGAGAGCGGGTCCAGCCCGAGCAACGAGTGCCGGCTGTGCTTCGGAGTCGCCACAACGGAGCAGGTGACGGAAGGCATCCGCCGCTTGCGGAAAGCGTGCGCCGCGGTCAGCGCGAGTAAGGGCGCGAAGAAAGTACCCGCGGGCGTGTGA
- a CDS encoding type II toxin -antitoxin system TacA 1-like antitoxin, with the protein MSRTTKVVPLTDEPATIALSKVDWEKFVELLEHPPEPTAELKALLTEDGPKGDNRPFTVAGWPISATPRPVIFTRPRVLSSRPYSR; encoded by the coding sequence GTGAGCCGAACGACAAAAGTGGTTCCACTGACCGACGAACCGGCCACCATCGCACTCTCGAAGGTGGATTGGGAAAAGTTCGTGGAACTGCTGGAGCACCCACCGGAACCGACCGCGGAGTTGAAGGCACTTCTCACCGAAGACGGGCCGAAGGGCGACAACCGGCCGTTCACCGTCGCGGGGTGGCCCATCTCGGCCACCCCGCGACCGGTCATCTTCACACGCCCGCGGGTACTTTCTTCGCGCCCTTACTCGCGCTGA
- a CDS encoding protein kinase domain-containing protein produces the protein MTVTCPRCRRTLSSVSADTPPLFCMYCGQKLAESSPTAETYTQTFTPQTGEGLSGSSEDDAPVAPEQPPREVGGYRLLRMLGAGGMGTVYEAEAPGSGTRVALKLLSARLASNPASVERFRQEGRLASQLAHPRCVFVLSADTDNGRPYIVMELMPGRTLKDLVDERGPMAPHEAIARALDVIDGLAEAHRVGLIHRDVKPSNCFLTADDRVKIGDFGLSKSLAGSRGNNLTQTGTFLGTVLFASPEQIRGEPLDYGSDVYSVAATLYFLLCGEAPFHHESPAAALARAISDPPPRLRKKRKDVSARLEWIVAKGLERDRTRRWQTLDDLREALVDLLPDRQRPARPRVLVGAYCLDVILTTVALFMPWEMLQKAFGSLRVPVVGVNVDFVAWGITTAYFALCEGLLGTTAGKALLGLRVARVGQTGPPGVPRAALRATVFALIWMWILDGSRLAVLLVESAAGAVGGGFSLFILATGFAALAVQLRKSWGSAASTTSPAAATSRSGRCRRAELRLPVHRPTPLETVLPPAEALPETVGGTSPAGACRRTPPANRCGSRRTGPSGARCCCGCGRGGARRSPTRRATPACGGSGPGPSPGAGPRTTGPRSPRRSAGRWRKRSGPAPRSRGRTRGS, from the coding sequence ATGACCGTCACCTGCCCCCGCTGTCGCCGCACGCTGTCGTCCGTTTCCGCGGACACGCCGCCGCTGTTTTGCATGTATTGCGGGCAGAAACTCGCCGAGTCCTCCCCGACCGCCGAGACGTACACCCAGACGTTCACGCCCCAGACGGGCGAGGGCCTGTCCGGTTCGTCCGAAGACGACGCACCGGTCGCGCCCGAACAGCCCCCCCGCGAGGTCGGCGGGTACCGGCTCCTCCGGATGCTCGGCGCCGGCGGCATGGGCACCGTGTACGAGGCCGAAGCGCCCGGCTCCGGCACCCGCGTCGCGCTCAAGTTGCTGTCGGCGCGGCTCGCCTCCAACCCGGCGTCGGTCGAACGGTTCCGCCAGGAGGGGCGGCTCGCCAGCCAGCTCGCGCACCCGCGGTGCGTGTTCGTGCTGTCGGCCGACACCGACAACGGGCGGCCGTACATCGTCATGGAGCTGATGCCGGGCCGCACGCTCAAAGACCTCGTGGACGAGCGCGGGCCGATGGCCCCGCACGAGGCCATCGCCCGCGCCCTCGACGTGATCGACGGCCTCGCCGAAGCGCACCGCGTGGGCCTGATCCACCGCGACGTGAAGCCGTCCAACTGCTTCCTCACGGCCGACGACCGCGTGAAGATCGGCGACTTCGGCCTGTCGAAGTCGCTCGCGGGCAGCCGCGGCAACAACCTCACGCAGACCGGCACCTTCCTCGGCACGGTCCTGTTCGCGTCCCCCGAGCAGATCCGGGGCGAGCCGCTGGACTACGGCTCCGACGTGTACTCGGTCGCGGCCACGCTGTACTTCCTCCTGTGCGGCGAGGCCCCGTTCCACCACGAGAGCCCCGCCGCGGCGCTGGCGCGGGCCATTTCCGATCCGCCCCCGCGGCTCCGCAAGAAGCGCAAGGACGTGTCCGCCCGGCTGGAGTGGATCGTCGCCAAGGGGCTGGAGCGGGACCGCACGCGCCGGTGGCAGACGCTCGACGACCTCCGGGAGGCGCTGGTCGATCTGCTCCCGGACCGGCAACGCCCGGCGCGGCCCCGCGTGCTGGTGGGCGCGTACTGCCTGGACGTGATCCTGACCACCGTCGCCCTGTTCATGCCGTGGGAGATGCTCCAGAAAGCGTTCGGGTCCCTCCGGGTGCCCGTGGTCGGCGTGAACGTCGACTTCGTCGCCTGGGGGATCACCACCGCGTACTTCGCGCTCTGCGAGGGGCTGCTCGGCACGACCGCGGGCAAGGCCCTGCTCGGCCTGCGCGTCGCGCGCGTGGGCCAGACCGGGCCGCCCGGCGTGCCCCGGGCCGCGCTGCGGGCGACCGTCTTCGCCCTCATCTGGATGTGGATACTGGACGGCTCGCGGCTGGCGGTGCTGCTGGTCGAGTCCGCTGCGGGCGCGGTCGGCGGCGGGTTCAGCCTGTTCATCCTCGCCACCGGGTTCGCCGCGCTCGCGGTGCAGCTGCGCAAGTCGTGGGGTTCCGCGGCCTCCACGACTTCGCCAGCGGCTGCCACGTCACGCAGCGGCCGCTGCCGCCGCGCGGAGCTCCGGCTGCCGGTCCACCGGCCCACGCCGCTCGAAACGGTCCTGCCGCCGGCCGAAGCGCTCCCGGAAACCGTCGGGGGTACGTCGCCCGCGGGCGCCTGTCGGCGGACCCCACCGGCGAACAGGTGTGGCTCGCGGAGGACCGGTCCCTCGGGCGCACGGTGCTGCTGTGGCTGCGGCCGTGGGGGAGCCCGGCGCTCACCGACCCGGCGCGCCACACCCGCTTGCGGCGGCTCGGGGCCGGGACCGTCGCCTGGGGCGGGGCCGCGTACGACTGGACCGCGTTCGCCGCGCCGCTCGGCGGGCCGCTGGCGGAAGCGATCCGGCCCGGCGCCCCGCTCCCGTGGGCGGACGCGCGGTTCCTGA